In Populus alba chromosome 1, ASM523922v2, whole genome shotgun sequence, a single window of DNA contains:
- the LOC118042553 gene encoding pseudo histidine-containing phosphotransfer protein 6, whose protein sequence is MLGWGVDRLRADMSRLLAILFHQGVLDEQFLQLQQLQDESSPNFVSEVVNIYFHESEKLLRNLRGLLLDREFSDYKKMGIHLNQFMGSSSSIGAKRVRNVCVAFRAASEQNNRAGCLRALELLEHEYCYLKNKLHELFQMEQQRVLAAGVRYPLHQQL, encoded by the exons ATGCTTGGGTGGGGTGTGGATCGGTTACGAGCCGATATGAGCCGTTTGCTGGCAATACTATTCCACCAG GGAGTGCTAGATGAGCAATTCTTGCAGCTCCAGCAGCTTCAAGATGAAAGCTCCCCAAATTTCGTATCTGAAGTTGTCAACATCTACTTCCATGAGTCCGAGAAACTTCTACGTAATCTGAGGGGCCTCTT GTTGGATAGAGAGTTCTCTGACTACAAGAAGATGGGAATCCATTTGAATCAGTTCATGGGAAGCAGCTCCAGTATTGGTGCCAAAAGAGTCAGAAATGTGTGCGTTGCCTTTCGCGCCGCTTCTGAACAAAACAACCGTGCTGG GTGCTTGCGAGCTTTGGAGTTGCTGGAGCACGAGTACTGCTACCTCAAGAACAAGTTGCACGAACTGTTCCAA ATGGAACAGCAGAGAGTGCTGGCAGCTGGTGTCAGGTACCCACTGCATCAGCAGCTTTAA